The following proteins are encoded in a genomic region of Clostridium kluyveri:
- a CDS encoding recombinase RecT produces MHLRGDEFEQTYDLDTATLKISKFNPKFENIDTNKIKGAFAVVIGENGPIHAEVMNIDQIKKAWGQGIAYKSGKSTAHNNFADEMAKKSVINRACKMYANTSDDSDLLIEAFNNTDKTYDEESMVGNVEYEVKEEIKDKANKKSIDIKASEEKTENQKIIDVEPEKVEEKQTPSSTEQTEIEGPGF; encoded by the coding sequence TTGCATTTACGAGGTGATGAATTTGAGCAGACCTATGACCTGGATACAGCAACTTTGAAAATTAGTAAATTCAATCCCAAGTTTGAAAATATAGATACAAATAAAATAAAGGGTGCCTTTGCAGTAGTAATAGGAGAGAATGGTCCCATTCATGCAGAGGTAATGAATATCGACCAGATTAAAAAAGCATGGGGACAGGGTATTGCCTATAAAAGTGGAAAATCTACAGCCCATAATAATTTTGCAGATGAAATGGCAAAGAAATCGGTGATAAACAGGGCTTGCAAGATGTATGCAAATACTTCTGACGACAGTGACCTTTTGATTGAAGCTTTTAACAATACGGACAAGACCTATGATGAGGAGAGCATGGTAGGTAATGTTGAATATGAGGTTAAGGAAGAGATAAAGGATAAGGCAAATAAGAAGTCTATAGATATAAAGGCTTCTGAGGAAAAAACAGAAAATCAGAAGATAATTGATGTGGAGCCTGAGAAGGTGGAAGAAAAGCAAACTCCAAGTTCAACAGAACAGACTGAAATAGAAGGACCAGGATTCTAA
- a CDS encoding recombinase RecT, whose protein sequence is MENKSTAITLAKEDALNQITEKIGELRKNNDIAFPPNYSVANALNSAWLQLQEVQSKDHKPALEVCTKNSIIGSLYDMCLQGLTPAKKQCYFVVYGNQLQLMRSYMGTVAVTKRLRGVKILKLIAFTR, encoded by the coding sequence ATGGAAAATAAAAGTACTGCAATAACATTAGCCAAAGAAGATGCCTTAAATCAGATAACGGAAAAAATAGGGGAGCTTAGAAAAAATAATGATATAGCATTTCCTCCTAATTATTCAGTTGCCAATGCCTTAAACAGTGCATGGCTGCAACTTCAAGAAGTACAAAGTAAGGATCATAAACCTGCGCTTGAGGTATGTACCAAAAATTCAATTATAGGTTCTCTTTATGATATGTGCCTGCAGGGACTGACACCAGCTAAAAAACAATGCTATTTTGTAGTTTACGGAAACCAGTTGCAATTAATGCGTAGTTACATGGGAACTGTAGCAGTAACAAAGAGATTAAGAGGTGTTAAGATATTAAAGCTTATTGCATTTACGAGGTGA
- a CDS encoding ATP-binding protein, which yields MIETQNKKIQKRGSTAPGLVSTSETELDNCPVCGEPTGKVVRLMGRNYIVPRMCKCKKEAFEENERISQAREKQIRLERIFNNSLMTREFREFTFESWDHTLGNESMYELGIKYVKCFKEKALKENVGLLIYGKPGNGKTFLSGCIANTLIKQFIPVVCVSAIGILERIKSSFRSYGDEGVQNILNCLDNADLVIIDDIGVENNTDWSRATMYQILDSRYRKKKPLIITSNLSMNQLKRRYDRDCEYDIGRTADRLIHDMCSPIENTGSSIRIKNGIRKTQMLRDILNS from the coding sequence ATGATAGAGACCCAAAACAAGAAAATACAGAAAAGGGGATCGACAGCTCCGGGATTGGTTTCCACTTCTGAAACAGAACTAGACAATTGTCCTGTTTGTGGTGAACCTACAGGAAAAGTGGTCAGGCTAATGGGGAGAAATTATATAGTCCCAAGGATGTGTAAGTGTAAAAAAGAAGCCTTTGAAGAAAACGAGCGTATATCTCAAGCCAGAGAAAAGCAGATTAGGCTTGAGAGAATATTTAATAACAGCTTAATGACCAGGGAGTTTAGGGAGTTCACCTTTGAAAGCTGGGACCATACTTTGGGCAATGAGAGCATGTATGAACTAGGAATAAAGTATGTGAAATGTTTCAAAGAAAAAGCCTTGAAAGAAAACGTAGGCCTGCTTATTTACGGAAAGCCAGGTAACGGAAAAACATTTTTATCGGGGTGTATTGCTAATACACTTATAAAACAGTTTATACCTGTGGTTTGTGTTTCTGCTATTGGAATTTTGGAGAGGATAAAGAGCAGTTTCAGAAGCTACGGTGATGAAGGAGTGCAGAACATACTCAATTGCTTGGATAACGCAGATTTGGTGATTATTGACGATATAGGAGTTGAAAATAATACGGATTGGTCCAGAGCTACCATGTATCAAATATTGGATTCAAGGTACAGGAAGAAAAAACCATTAATTATAACATCAAATTTGTCAATGAATCAACTTAAGAGGAGATATGACAGGGACTGTGAATATGATATTGGCAGAACTGCAGATAGATTAATCCATGACATGTGTTCCCCTATTGAAAATACAGGTTCAAGTATACGGATAAAGAATGGGATTAGAAAAACCCAGATGCTCAGAGATATACTAAACAGTTAG
- a CDS encoding MBL fold metallo-hydrolase codes for MKFTVLGSGSAGNCYLLQNRDETLILECGLPYKTIIKGLNFNLIDVAGCLVTHEHKDHSKAIKELISNGIDVYSSSGTLRQ; via the coding sequence ATGAAATTTACAGTTTTAGGGAGTGGATCGGCAGGTAACTGCTATCTACTCCAGAATAGAGATGAAACTTTGATACTTGAGTGTGGACTGCCCTATAAAACTATCATAAAGGGACTGAATTTCAACTTAATTGATGTGGCAGGATGCTTGGTCACACATGAACATAAAGATCATTCCAAGGCCATAAAGGAGCTTATCAGTAACGGAATAGATGTTTACAGCAGCAGTGGAACATTAAGGCAGTAG